In a single window of the Bacillus mycoides genome:
- a CDS encoding LysR family transcriptional regulator: MNLLKLEIVVLIKKYKKLTIVAEKLGVKQPTITFHIKSLEEELGVPLFELRSGRYFLTEAGEALHHYACKIDALMKEARRVTQEFKDFNKGAITIGASYVPATYLLPEVVHQFQCEFPNIKITLIVKTAPEIRTMLQNHEIDLGVISAAPFDEPLLKQMNVMPDTLVLAFSKEHHLSKRTNVSLQDIEKERILLHRNPSTTRDLLTQWTLAHNITFQSEIELDSLETMKQILKYGNGVAFISKLAIEQEVQRNELCYIPIPDFEFQRNIYTIHHEDRWNSKIISFLLHSITSFAEKN, from the coding sequence ATGAATCTCTTAAAATTAGAAATTGTAGTGCTTATTAAGAAATACAAAAAGCTTACTATTGTTGCAGAAAAACTTGGCGTTAAACAACCTACTATTACGTTTCACATAAAAAGCTTAGAAGAGGAACTTGGTGTGCCTTTATTTGAATTACGTTCCGGAAGGTATTTCTTAACAGAAGCTGGCGAGGCATTGCATCATTATGCTTGTAAAATAGATGCACTTATGAAAGAAGCTAGGCGGGTCACACAAGAGTTTAAAGATTTTAATAAAGGCGCTATAACAATTGGTGCTAGTTATGTACCCGCGACTTATCTTTTACCAGAAGTTGTTCACCAATTTCAATGCGAATTTCCAAATATAAAAATAACACTCATAGTAAAAACAGCTCCTGAAATTCGAACGATGCTACAAAATCATGAAATTGATCTCGGGGTAATTTCTGCGGCACCGTTTGACGAACCACTTCTAAAACAAATGAATGTAATGCCTGATACACTTGTTCTTGCCTTTTCCAAAGAACATCATCTTTCTAAAAGAACAAATGTATCATTACAAGATATCGAAAAAGAACGTATATTATTGCATCGTAACCCATCTACAACGAGAGATTTACTTACACAATGGACGTTAGCACATAACATTACATTCCAATCAGAAATTGAACTAGATTCATTAGAAACGATGAAACAAATTTTAAAATATGGTAATGGGGTTGCCTTTATTTCAAAACTTGCTATTGAGCAAGAAGTACAACGAAATGAGCTATGCTATATACCGATCCCTGATTTTGAATTTCAGCGTAATATTTATACCATTCATCATGAGGACAGATGGAATTCTAAAATAATTTCTTTTTTACTACATAGTATTACTTCTTTTGCAGAAAAAAATTAA
- a CDS encoding DUF4398 domain-containing protein encodes MRKLSFVMLFLLVVMTGCSNYDTYIETGMQSLKNEKYSDAIMWFEKAEKEKSGNEAKAYKEVAQLLDRGATALKDGKYLETKDIANEVLQKKKDDALEKAVTSNAENMLQKAKDVEEKVNERVAKRKKVNEEGIDKLIKAVDSIDDVKEKEKKVSEALDKAEEAQAKIEDKKNK; translated from the coding sequence ATGAGAAAATTAAGTTTTGTAATGCTTTTTCTGTTAGTCGTAATGACTGGATGTAGTAATTATGACACGTATATTGAAACAGGTATGCAATCATTGAAAAATGAAAAATATAGTGATGCGATTATGTGGTTTGAAAAAGCGGAAAAAGAGAAATCAGGAAATGAAGCGAAGGCATATAAAGAAGTCGCTCAGTTACTAGATCGCGGTGCGACAGCATTAAAAGACGGTAAGTATTTAGAAACGAAAGATATTGCAAATGAAGTGTTACAAAAGAAAAAAGATGATGCACTTGAAAAAGCTGTGACATCAAATGCAGAGAATATGCTTCAAAAAGCAAAAGATGTGGAAGAGAAAGTAAATGAAAGAGTAGCGAAACGAAAAAAGGTAAATGAAGAAGGAATCGATAAATTAATTAAAGCTGTTGATAGTATAGATGATGTAAAAGAAAAAGAGAAAAAAGTTTCAGAAGCATTAGATAAGGCTGAAGAGGCACAAGCAAAAATTGAGGATAAGAAAAACAAATAG
- a CDS encoding MFS transporter, producing the protein MGDVSIGQNDWKMKIATRNIILMMIGKMTSLLGAGIYTFAMGLYVLKTTGSGMGFATTLICGSIPRMICGPIAGAVADRVNRRWLVIGTDLLSSLTMLIMFILATIFGPSLLFIYVSAALLSICASFYSVSLTSSIPNLVDEERIQKASALNQTASSLSNILAPIIGGVVFGFFSIKTFFLLNSITFFLAVIVQLFIVFDLYKKELVESKEHFLTSIKEGFSYVKRQHEIYGLMKIAVGVNFFASALFVSLPYIIIKNLHLSSKQLGVVEGMLAVGMLIGAIVLSVRKEVNNPFRSVYIGLFLFAGLSLCTVFPLLVIIPKVASFIYYITFMILTGISMMVVNIPMQVHMQKTTDPNYLGRVFGLLETISTAIAPLGMIVYGLLLDMLPTSIVMMTLGGGLLLVVLVGVKQHMAKKQVDVSV; encoded by the coding sequence ATGGGGGATGTAAGTATAGGTCAAAATGATTGGAAAATGAAGATTGCAACGAGAAATATTATTTTAATGATGATTGGAAAAATGACGTCCTTGTTAGGGGCGGGTATTTATACGTTTGCAATGGGATTATACGTATTAAAGACAACTGGTTCAGGAATGGGGTTTGCAACTACTCTTATTTGCGGATCAATACCAAGAATGATCTGTGGCCCAATTGCAGGTGCTGTAGCTGACCGTGTGAACCGAAGATGGCTTGTAATTGGCACTGATTTATTAAGTAGCTTAACAATGCTTATCATGTTTATTCTTGCTACTATATTTGGACCATCACTTCTGTTTATTTATGTATCAGCGGCATTATTATCAATTTGTGCAAGTTTTTATTCTGTTTCATTAACTTCGTCTATTCCTAATTTAGTAGATGAGGAGCGTATTCAAAAAGCGAGTGCTTTAAATCAGACGGCATCATCTTTATCGAATATTTTAGCGCCGATTATTGGAGGAGTTGTATTTGGTTTCTTTTCAATCAAAACATTTTTCCTGTTAAATAGTATTACATTCTTTTTAGCAGTTATTGTACAATTATTCATCGTATTTGATTTATATAAAAAAGAATTGGTCGAAAGTAAAGAGCATTTCTTGACGAGTATAAAAGAAGGTTTTTCATATGTGAAACGACAGCATGAAATATATGGTTTAATGAAAATTGCAGTAGGGGTAAACTTTTTTGCGAGTGCACTTTTCGTTTCGCTTCCATATATTATTATTAAAAATTTGCATTTATCCTCGAAGCAACTCGGTGTTGTAGAGGGAATGTTAGCAGTCGGGATGCTAATTGGTGCAATTGTTTTATCAGTACGTAAAGAAGTGAATAATCCGTTTCGCTCTGTTTATATTGGACTGTTTTTATTTGCGGGCTTGAGTTTATGCACAGTCTTTCCGTTGTTAGTTATCATTCCGAAAGTAGCAAGTTTTATTTACTATATCACTTTTATGATTTTAACCGGTATATCAATGATGGTTGTAAATATCCCGATGCAAGTACATATGCAAAAGACGACAGATCCAAACTATTTAGGACGTGTATTCGGTCTACTTGAAACAATTTCTACTGCAATCGCACCGCTTGGAATGATTGTATATGGATTATTATTAGATATGTTACCGACTAGCATTGTTATGATGACATTAGGTGGAGGATTATTGTTAGTTGTATTAGTTGGAGTAAAGCAGCATATGGCGAAAAAACAAGTGGATGTATCGGTTTAA
- a CDS encoding helix-turn-helix domain-containing protein, protein MATLGEKIKTLRKEKKLTQTELAGSELTKSMLSQIENGKATPSMKTLQYIAEKLGCETSFLLEEDDVEIVEIIQQMEQLIKANKCDEVYETLLPIVQKELPSTLNTARLYKQFVTAAAIMKDYNIEYYVEKATSIFEKYTLYRDSTETKLKLSFTIFTRKKYGECLQLIASIRNDYEEKHLEMDLIIHIELCLYEAIILLACGDYETCEKTILEALEFSKKHQVYFKTDEFYRILSYQKVITADKEQYLYYIKKSEQFAIFTEDTLSIAIIDILKAYYYNTITNEYTIALKHLEQFREKLKDEPLFQDDGLYYLEKGKALYGLKRYEEALQALQRDIMPDYMNHPLDQAWLTTAGAYRALCYVKLNDKKRALKEATEAAQKIQSYPDSIFSSFIKETLQIIQKL, encoded by the coding sequence ATGGCTACTCTCGGCGAGAAAATTAAAACGTTACGAAAAGAAAAAAAGCTTACTCAAACTGAATTAGCAGGTTCAGAACTGACAAAAAGTATGTTAAGTCAAATTGAAAATGGAAAAGCTACACCTTCCATGAAAACATTACAATACATCGCTGAAAAACTTGGATGCGAAACGAGTTTTTTACTAGAAGAAGATGATGTAGAAATTGTAGAAATCATTCAACAAATGGAACAACTAATAAAGGCAAATAAATGTGATGAAGTATATGAGACTTTACTACCTATCGTTCAAAAAGAGCTACCTTCTACTTTAAATACCGCTCGTTTATATAAACAATTTGTAACAGCTGCGGCGATTATGAAAGATTACAACATTGAATATTACGTTGAAAAGGCTACTTCTATTTTTGAAAAATATACGTTATACCGGGACAGTACGGAAACAAAATTAAAATTATCCTTTACGATATTCACACGTAAAAAGTATGGTGAATGTTTACAACTTATAGCTAGTATTAGAAATGATTATGAGGAGAAACATTTAGAAATGGATCTCATTATACATATCGAGTTATGTTTATATGAAGCCATCATTTTACTAGCATGCGGCGATTATGAAACATGTGAAAAAACAATATTAGAGGCACTCGAGTTTTCAAAAAAGCATCAAGTATATTTTAAAACAGACGAATTTTATCGGATTTTATCTTACCAAAAAGTCATTACAGCTGATAAAGAACAATATTTATATTACATAAAAAAATCTGAGCAATTTGCCATTTTTACAGAAGATACTCTATCCATTGCGATTATTGATATTTTAAAAGCTTACTACTACAACACGATTACTAATGAATATACAATCGCATTAAAACATCTAGAACAATTTCGAGAGAAACTAAAAGATGAGCCACTTTTTCAAGACGACGGATTGTATTATCTTGAAAAAGGAAAAGCTTTATACGGATTGAAACGTTACGAGGAAGCTTTACAAGCATTGCAACGTGATATCATGCCGGATTATATGAACCATCCACTTGATCAAGCGTGGCTTACAACAGCAGGTGCATATCGTGCCCTTTGTTATGTAAAACTTAACGATAAAAAAAGGGCTCTGAAGGAAGCTACAGAAGCCGCTCAAAAGATACAATCCTACCCGGATTCCATCTTTTCTTCTTTTATTAAAGAAACATTACAAATAATACAAAAACTTTAA
- a CDS encoding H-type small acid-soluble spore protein, whose product MNIQRAKELSESSEEANVSFQGMPVMIQHVDESNETARIYEVTNPKRELTVPVNSLEEI is encoded by the coding sequence ATGAATATACAACGCGCAAAAGAGCTTTCCGAGTCATCTGAAGAAGCCAATGTCAGTTTTCAAGGCATGCCTGTTATGATTCAACACGTCGATGAAAGCAACGAAACCGCCCGCATATATGAAGTAACAAATCCAAAACGCGAATTAACGGTTCCAGTTAATAGCTTAGAGGAAATATAA
- a CDS encoding antibiotic biosynthesis monooxygenase family protein yields the protein MGTNPQKTSPYYAVIFTSNLSNDTTDYSTVAEKMEELAKQQPGFLGVESARDNSGLGITISYWESLEAIENWKRNALHKEAKKRGREQWYENFHLRICLVEKEYKFQRGTL from the coding sequence ATGGGAACTAATCCACAAAAAACTAGCCCTTATTACGCGGTTATATTCACTTCTAATCTATCGAATGATACAACAGACTATAGTACCGTTGCCGAAAAAATGGAGGAACTTGCGAAACAGCAACCTGGATTTTTAGGTGTCGAAAGTGCACGTGATAATTCGGGACTCGGAATTACAATTTCTTATTGGGAGTCACTTGAAGCAATTGAAAATTGGAAAAGGAACGCCTTACATAAAGAAGCGAAAAAAAGAGGCCGTGAGCAATGGTATGAAAATTTCCACCTGCGCATCTGCCTTGTTGAGAAAGAATATAAGTTTCAGAGAGGTACATTGTAA
- a CDS encoding dienelactone hydrolase family protein: protein MKKKLALVVVHEIYGVNDHMHHVIDHFTTSHIDVFCPNLLQLQNVFHYSDEEKAYQHFMNHIGFDNGKEQIEEFITCLSNSYTHIGLIGFSVGATIAWLCSNNPKIDFIIGCYGSRIRDYVHIKPTCATLLIFPKQEASFSVSSLIQTLQQQNNPLLEINQLHGEHGFLNPYTEKYNEHSTKQAYNLIDSFLTQTI from the coding sequence ATGAAGAAAAAACTAGCTCTCGTTGTTGTTCATGAAATATACGGTGTGAATGATCATATGCATCATGTTATAGACCACTTCACTACATCTCATATAGATGTATTTTGTCCTAACCTTCTACAATTACAAAATGTATTTCATTATAGTGATGAGGAAAAAGCATATCAACATTTTATGAACCACATTGGATTTGATAATGGAAAAGAGCAAATTGAAGAATTCATTACTTGCCTTTCCAATAGTTACACGCATATAGGACTTATCGGCTTTAGTGTTGGGGCTACCATCGCTTGGCTCTGTAGTAACAATCCAAAAATAGATTTTATCATTGGATGTTACGGTTCCCGTATACGTGACTATGTTCACATTAAACCTACATGTGCTACATTACTTATTTTCCCTAAACAAGAAGCTAGTTTTTCAGTATCCTCTTTAATCCAAACATTGCAGCAACAAAATAATCCTTTATTAGAAATAAATCAACTACACGGTGAACATGGATTTTTAAATCCGTACACTGAAAAATATAACGAGCACTCTACAAAGCAAGCATACAACCTAATAGATTCGTTTCTTACGCAAACAATATGA
- a CDS encoding DUF3951 domain-containing protein encodes MILLTIGAILLTLFIFFIIGFITFMMFVDKATPQIYYTPCETMTIKSKGKNRRKKS; translated from the coding sequence ATGATACTTTTAACGATAGGAGCAATATTGTTAACGTTGTTTATTTTTTTTATTATCGGCTTTATTACGTTTATGATGTTTGTTGATAAGGCGACACCTCAAATTTATTACACACCTTGTGAAACTATGACAATAAAATCTAAAGGTAAAAATAGAAGGAAGAAAAGTTGA
- a CDS encoding AzlD domain-containing protein — protein MEVRLDVLFLLLAAGVVTLVPRILPLLVFSKLQIPDWGLKWLNYIPIAILAALLAQVLFMHETVQWDYIIAAIPTFFVAIYTRSLLGTVLTGVIVIILLRLFF, from the coding sequence ATGGAAGTAAGATTGGACGTATTATTCCTTTTACTAGCAGCCGGAGTTGTCACACTCGTACCACGTATTTTACCTCTTCTCGTATTTAGTAAACTACAAATTCCAGACTGGGGTTTAAAATGGTTAAATTACATACCAATTGCGATTTTAGCAGCACTTTTAGCACAAGTATTATTTATGCATGAGACAGTGCAGTGGGATTATATCATTGCGGCAATTCCTACATTTTTCGTAGCGATATATACTCGTAGTTTATTAGGAACAGTATTAACAGGAGTCATTGTAATTATTTTGTTACGTTTATTTTTCTAA
- a CDS encoding AzlC family ABC transporter permease: MVNKAQAHMTLQSDDSFQQGVKDCLPTVFGYLSIGIAAGVIAKTAGFSIIEIAFMSTLIYAGSAQFILAGMYAAGAPASAIIFTVFFVNLRHLLMSAALAPYFTKIPLFKNLIIGSQITDETFGVAVQQAAQKGYLGEKWMLGLNVTAYLNWILATVLGGLFGEWIPDPHTYGMDYALPAMFIGLFVLQLISSKPKLAIHLSVAIVAIIIAYVSHLFMPDSIAVIIATLLAATIGVVIEKWK; encoded by the coding sequence ATGGTGAATAAAGCTCAAGCACATATGACACTGCAGAGCGATGATTCATTTCAGCAAGGTGTAAAGGATTGTTTACCAACTGTATTTGGATATTTGAGCATCGGTATAGCGGCTGGTGTTATTGCGAAAACAGCAGGTTTCTCGATCATAGAAATTGCTTTTATGTCCACATTAATTTACGCAGGTTCTGCTCAGTTTATATTAGCGGGTATGTATGCAGCGGGTGCCCCAGCCTCGGCAATTATTTTTACTGTGTTCTTTGTTAATTTACGTCACTTATTAATGAGTGCTGCACTCGCACCTTACTTCACCAAGATACCTCTTTTTAAAAATTTAATAATTGGTTCGCAAATTACAGATGAAACTTTCGGCGTTGCAGTGCAACAAGCAGCACAAAAAGGCTATTTAGGCGAGAAATGGATGTTGGGACTTAATGTAACAGCATATTTAAATTGGATTTTAGCTACAGTTCTCGGAGGGCTTTTTGGAGAGTGGATACCAGATCCTCATACGTACGGAATGGATTATGCGTTACCAGCGATGTTTATCGGATTATTTGTACTTCAGCTAATAAGTAGTAAACCGAAACTAGCCATTCATCTAAGTGTTGCAATTGTAGCGATTATTATCGCATACGTTTCACACTTATTTATGCCAGATAGTATAGCAGTTATTATCGCAACACTTTTAGCTGCGACAATCGGGGTGGTGATTGAAAAATGGAAGTAA
- a CDS encoding TrmB family transcriptional regulator → MDEIIKELQKLGFSQYECKAYIGLLKHYPVTGYEVSKQTGVPRSMIYEVLGKLMDKGAVHIVPSEPVKYVPVPATELMDRMRKDFEKSFEFLDRKLNCLEQERQIDVISHIRSNDRVLKEICNIINRAKEELWISVWEDQVREIEPLIHTKEAEGVHIFSILFGAPETKIGATFHHNYMTPHVVEKRMGGHLTVIARDGEEVLIANFSNDSTSWAVTTYDPALVLVATEYVRHDIMVEEITKEFGADKLDTLWRENIDLVHVVTGKRTMEEMEGDNGE, encoded by the coding sequence ATGGATGAAATAATAAAGGAGTTACAAAAGTTAGGTTTTTCCCAGTACGAATGTAAAGCGTATATTGGACTATTAAAACATTATCCAGTAACAGGTTATGAAGTGAGTAAACAAACAGGCGTACCTCGTTCGATGATTTATGAAGTACTTGGCAAGTTGATGGATAAAGGAGCGGTGCATATCGTTCCTTCTGAACCAGTGAAATATGTACCAGTGCCAGCTACGGAATTAATGGATCGAATGCGAAAAGATTTTGAAAAGTCCTTTGAATTTTTAGACCGAAAATTAAATTGTTTAGAACAAGAGCGACAAATTGATGTAATTTCGCATATTCGCTCAAATGATCGTGTTTTGAAAGAAATATGCAATATAATTAATAGAGCAAAGGAAGAGTTATGGATTTCTGTATGGGAAGATCAAGTGCGTGAGATTGAACCGCTTATTCATACAAAGGAAGCGGAAGGAGTACATATATTTTCAATCTTATTTGGTGCCCCAGAAACAAAAATAGGAGCGACATTTCATCATAATTATATGACGCCTCACGTTGTTGAAAAGAGAATGGGTGGTCATTTAACTGTTATCGCACGTGATGGGGAAGAAGTATTAATTGCTAATTTTTCAAATGATAGCACTTCATGGGCCGTTACAACGTACGATCCAGCTTTAGTTCTCGTTGCTACAGAATATGTTCGGCACGACATTATGGTGGAAGAGATTACGAAGGAGTTTGGAGCTGATAAATTAGATACATTATGGCGTGAAAACATAGATTTAGTTCATGTCGTAACAGGAAAACGTACTATGGAAGAAATGGAGGGAGATAATGGTGAATAA
- a CDS encoding NtaA/DmoA family FMN-dependent monooxygenase (This protein belongs to a clade of FMN-dependent monooxygenases, within a broader family of flavin-dependent oxidoreductases, the luciferase-like monooxygenase (LMM) family, some of whose members use coenzyme F420 rather than FMN.), with the protein MSTKKQLCIGLCLISRKKEQESMFNSGIDEQVELALQAEKAKLDFVFKADYLVAHPDLIARNKGNVILDPTLLFTAIAYATEKIGVVTTASTSFYPPYILARQLQSLNWISNGRVGWNIVTSIDGAENFGEAGMPPSEERYAKAAECTELVRKLWRSHPYEVLKEDNADVIREMVQPIEHRGEHFEVKGPLNIPQHISGEMPLFQAGASESGRNFAASVADAIFAAMPDVESGIELRQDLRRRAEKHGRKQEDIRVLPGLYFFIGDSYEEALEMHRQAHQHLTKEKRYALLEMVLGLDVRGIPLESKVTEHMLPSRNQAVRSKTHAELLRNFIIKNEPTVEQILERPEVVGSAHWVAIGTPQDVCKQIMERFEAGALDGFIAIPGGPPKSLDLFFSEVIPLFVRAGVFREEYTGSTLREHLEGNISNALQLK; encoded by the coding sequence ATGTCTACAAAAAAACAGCTTTGCATTGGACTATGTTTGATTTCTAGAAAGAAAGAACAAGAGAGTATGTTTAATTCAGGGATAGATGAACAAGTAGAGTTGGCACTACAGGCAGAAAAGGCCAAGTTAGATTTTGTTTTTAAAGCGGATTATTTAGTGGCACATCCAGATTTAATTGCACGTAATAAGGGGAATGTAATTTTAGATCCAACACTATTGTTTACTGCTATTGCTTATGCAACAGAAAAAATTGGAGTCGTTACGACCGCTTCAACATCATTTTATCCACCATATATACTAGCGAGGCAACTACAATCTTTAAATTGGATAAGTAACGGCCGAGTAGGATGGAACATTGTCACATCAATTGATGGTGCTGAAAACTTTGGTGAGGCAGGGATGCCACCATCTGAGGAACGATACGCGAAAGCGGCAGAATGTACAGAGTTAGTAAGAAAACTTTGGAGGAGTCATCCTTATGAAGTTTTAAAAGAAGACAACGCAGATGTAATTAGAGAGATGGTACAGCCAATTGAGCATCGTGGTGAGCATTTTGAGGTGAAAGGTCCACTTAATATCCCGCAACATATTTCTGGGGAAATGCCTTTATTTCAAGCGGGTGCTTCAGAGTCAGGCCGGAATTTCGCGGCTTCTGTTGCAGATGCGATTTTTGCCGCAATGCCAGATGTAGAATCAGGAATCGAACTTCGTCAAGATTTAAGAAGAAGAGCAGAAAAGCATGGCCGAAAGCAAGAGGATATACGTGTATTGCCTGGTTTATATTTCTTTATTGGTGATTCATATGAAGAAGCACTAGAAATGCACAGGCAAGCTCATCAACATCTTACAAAAGAGAAGAGGTACGCTTTACTTGAAATGGTTCTCGGGTTAGACGTTAGAGGGATACCGTTAGAAAGTAAGGTTACTGAACATATGCTACCAAGTAGAAATCAAGCTGTACGTAGTAAAACACATGCCGAATTATTACGGAATTTCATCATAAAAAATGAACCAACTGTTGAGCAAATACTAGAACGACCAGAAGTTGTTGGTTCTGCTCATTGGGTCGCTATAGGCACACCACAAGATGTTTGTAAGCAAATTATGGAAAGATTTGAAGCAGGGGCACTAGATGGATTTATTGCAATTCCAGGGGGACCTCCAAAATCATTGGATTTATTCTTTAGTGAAGTCATTCCTTTATTCGTGAGAGCAGGTGTATTTAGAGAAGAGTATACAGGTTCAACCTTACGTGAGCATTTGGAGGGTAATATATCAAATGCTCTACAGTTGAAATAA
- a CDS encoding flagellar basal-body rod protein FlgG: protein MNGLYIGSMGMMNYMQHINVHSNNVANAQTTGFKAENMTSKVFDVQDTYRRGDGSATNIGSVDYAVVPAATHVNLVQGNVQMTNSATDFFLDDGAAGTSSFFVTSKNDERFLTRDGSFTLNSDRYLQTASGAFVMGENNERIRIPEGAKVAVQADGTLYDEVTQNNIARLQTKTVDVETNARLVQRENKSFTLAEGNVADLPNGTGAVRNHMLENSNVDMTKEMADLMTNQKMIQASQRIMTSFDKIYEKEANEILR, encoded by the coding sequence ATGAACGGTCTTTATATAGGTTCTATGGGTATGATGAATTACATGCAGCATATTAATGTTCATTCGAATAACGTCGCAAATGCCCAAACGACAGGATTTAAAGCAGAAAACATGACGTCTAAAGTATTTGATGTGCAAGACACATATCGCCGCGGAGACGGATCGGCGACAAATATCGGCTCGGTCGATTACGCTGTCGTACCAGCTGCGACGCATGTGAACTTAGTACAAGGAAATGTACAAATGACAAATAGTGCTACAGATTTCTTTTTAGACGACGGTGCGGCTGGCACATCATCATTTTTCGTTACATCTAAAAATGATGAAAGATTTTTAACGAGAGACGGTAGCTTTACATTAAATAGTGATCGTTATTTACAAACAGCATCTGGTGCTTTCGTAATGGGTGAGAATAATGAACGTATTCGTATTCCAGAAGGAGCAAAGGTAGCTGTACAAGCAGACGGTACATTATACGATGAAGTAACACAAAATAATATTGCCCGTCTGCAAACGAAAACAGTAGACGTAGAAACGAACGCTCGCCTCGTACAACGTGAAAATAAAAGTTTTACACTAGCAGAAGGAAACGTTGCTGATTTACCGAATGGAACAGGGGCAGTACGTAATCATATGCTAGAAAATTCAAATGTGGATATGACGAAAGAAATGGCTGACCTTATGACGAATCAAAAAATGATTCAAGCATCGCAGCGCATCATGACTTCGTTTGATAAAATTTATGAAAAAGAAGCGAATGAAATATTGAGATAA